In one window of Nakamurella alba DNA:
- a CDS encoding LLM class flavin-dependent oxidoreductase, producing MDLGILSLSDLQVDPVTGRRQDPGRRVQDIVSYGILADRLGLDVVALGEHHTLDFAVSSPAVTLAAIAQGTRRIRLSSGVSVISALDPVRLHEDFAGLDLLSGGRAEIIAGRSAFVEPFDLFDVDLQHYDEIFAEKLDLLLQLRRSERVTWSGAYRPALRDAQIAPRPAQDELPVWVGVGGSPQSAMRAGRLGLPMMLGLIGGDVRGARAITDLYRRTAAKAGAPAAGTRLGVTSHLYIAETSQQAIDTFFPYYRQYSRPRGRDRSWAIDRDGFDTLAGPHGAMAVGSPAQVIDKLLLAHDTLDLDRFLGQVDLGGLPSSLVRRSIELFATEVAPAVRSALATRTTYRARERETFRLLP from the coding sequence GTGGATCTGGGCATCCTGTCCCTCAGCGACCTCCAGGTCGACCCGGTCACCGGGCGACGCCAGGACCCCGGCCGCCGGGTCCAGGACATCGTGTCGTACGGCATCCTCGCCGACCGGCTCGGCCTGGACGTCGTCGCGCTCGGCGAGCACCACACGCTCGACTTCGCGGTGTCCTCGCCGGCTGTCACCCTCGCCGCCATCGCCCAGGGCACCCGCCGGATCCGGCTGAGCAGCGGGGTGTCGGTGATCAGCGCACTGGACCCGGTCCGGTTGCACGAGGACTTCGCCGGGCTCGACCTGCTGAGCGGCGGCCGGGCCGAGATCATCGCCGGGCGCAGCGCTTTCGTGGAGCCCTTCGACCTCTTCGACGTCGACCTGCAGCACTACGACGAGATCTTCGCCGAGAAGCTGGACCTGCTGCTGCAACTCCGTCGCTCGGAGCGCGTGACCTGGTCCGGTGCCTACCGGCCGGCGCTGCGCGACGCCCAGATCGCACCCCGCCCGGCGCAGGACGAGCTGCCGGTGTGGGTCGGTGTCGGCGGGTCCCCGCAGTCCGCCATGCGGGCCGGCCGCCTGGGTCTGCCGATGATGCTCGGGCTGATCGGCGGCGACGTCCGTGGCGCCCGGGCGATCACCGATCTCTACCGGCGCACCGCGGCGAAGGCGGGCGCACCGGCCGCCGGCACCAGGCTCGGCGTGACCAGTCACCTCTACATCGCCGAGACCTCGCAGCAGGCGATCGACACGTTCTTCCCGTACTACCGGCAGTACAGCAGACCGCGGGGTCGGGACCGGAGCTGGGCGATCGACCGCGACGGCTTCGACACCCTGGCCGGGCCGCACGGCGCGATGGCCGTCGGCAGCCCGGCGCAGGTGATCGACAAGCTGCTGCTGGCGCACGACACCCTGGACCTGGACCGGTTCCTCGGCCAGGTGGACCTCGGCGGACTGCCGTCCTCCCTGGTGCGCCGTTCGATCGAACTGTTCGCCACCGAGGTGGCACCGGCGGTCAGGTCGGCACTCGCCACCCGGACCACCTACCGCGCGCGCGAGCGGGAGACCTTCCGGCTGCTCCCATGA
- a CDS encoding DUF4406 domain-containing protein produces MILIAGPYRSGTGDDPDKLAANLRRLEEAAWPIFRAGHIPMIGEWVALPVLAGAGVTALDDPIAGEVMYPTADRLLRHCDGVLRLPGDSTGADQDVRLARDRGLHVWFSLDDIPGIG; encoded by the coding sequence CTGATCCTCATCGCCGGGCCCTACCGCTCCGGCACCGGTGACGACCCGGACAAGCTCGCCGCGAACCTGCGCCGGCTCGAGGAGGCGGCTTGGCCGATCTTCCGGGCCGGCCACATCCCGATGATCGGCGAATGGGTCGCCCTGCCGGTCCTCGCCGGCGCCGGGGTCACCGCACTCGACGACCCGATCGCCGGCGAGGTCATGTACCCGACCGCGGACCGGCTGCTCCGGCACTGCGACGGCGTCCTGCGGCTGCCCGGGGACTCCACCGGAGCCGACCAGGACGTCCGGCTGGCCCGGGATCGCGGCCTGCACGTCTGGTTCTCCCTCGACGACATCCCCGGCATCGGCTGA
- a CDS encoding LPXTG cell wall anchor domain-containing protein — protein MTATRWRGLAGGALAAAVLTAGVLVGTAGSAVAAPLGEFTVTPDTVAPGGGFTFAGTGCLPMELGEPDPQVLLYILAVNGEPVVPVRTTKGTSAPTDQVIATSRAEPTDPVPSTVAEVRGSAPADETIIDVVDVQPDGTWAVTYPPGETVAGVVFTIGALCSGYNSSFEYEPVKLTFESGPAEMYLPGFAAGAVPQVRPGLTYDVVGFFFEPGEEVSLAMDGTPGSLGTLIADENGDVAATFTVPAGMPAGQYTLTLTGLTSGITSQTVVQVLSASAPVTTTVTTVPSVTTVTTVPIAPAAPTGSTAAGGFPVTAVPVAATGTDLASAGAAGTTAGTPDASQPAGYSGGGYVDPQLASTGTDAGVLLPIGALMALAGAGLLLAGRRRAVRHH, from the coding sequence ATGACCGCAACGCGGTGGCGGGGACTGGCAGGCGGAGCGCTGGCGGCAGCGGTGCTCACGGCGGGCGTACTGGTCGGGACGGCCGGTTCGGCGGTGGCGGCCCCGCTGGGGGAGTTCACCGTCACCCCGGACACGGTCGCACCGGGCGGCGGTTTCACCTTCGCCGGCACCGGCTGCCTGCCGATGGAGCTCGGCGAGCCGGATCCGCAGGTGCTGCTCTACATCCTGGCGGTCAACGGCGAACCGGTGGTCCCCGTGCGGACCACCAAGGGCACGTCGGCCCCGACGGACCAGGTGATCGCCACGAGCCGGGCCGAGCCGACCGATCCGGTGCCGTCGACCGTGGCCGAGGTCCGCGGGTCCGCCCCGGCGGACGAGACCATCATCGACGTGGTCGACGTGCAGCCCGACGGCACCTGGGCCGTGACGTACCCGCCGGGCGAGACGGTCGCCGGTGTGGTGTTCACCATCGGCGCGCTCTGCAGCGGCTACAACTCGAGCTTCGAGTACGAGCCGGTGAAGCTGACCTTCGAGAGCGGGCCCGCGGAGATGTACCTGCCCGGCTTCGCGGCCGGTGCGGTCCCGCAGGTCCGCCCGGGTCTGACCTACGACGTGGTCGGCTTCTTCTTCGAGCCGGGCGAGGAGGTGTCGCTGGCGATGGACGGAACACCGGGGTCGCTGGGCACCCTCATCGCCGACGAGAACGGTGATGTGGCCGCCACCTTCACCGTCCCCGCGGGGATGCCGGCCGGGCAGTACACCCTCACCCTGACCGGCCTGACCTCGGGGATCACCTCGCAGACCGTGGTGCAGGTGCTGTCCGCATCCGCACCGGTCACCACCACCGTGACCACGGTGCCCTCTGTGACCACTGTGACCACGGTGCCCATTGCGCCTGCCGCTCCGACCGGATCCACCGCCGCCGGCGGATTCCCGGTGACCGCGGTCCCGGTGGCGGCCACCGGCACCGACCTGGCCTCGGCCGGCGCCGCGGGAACCACGGCCGGCACGCCTGATGCCTCCCAGCCGGCCGGGTACTCCGGCGGCGGGTACGTCGACCCGCAGCTGGCCTCCACCGGGACCGATGCCGGCGTCCTGCTGCCGATCGGCGCGCTGATGGCGCTGGCCGGAGCGGGTCTGCTGTTGGCCGGCCGTCGCCGGGCGGTCCGCCACCACTGA
- a CDS encoding aminotransferase class III-fold pyridoxal phosphate-dependent enzyme → MSEPDVLTSAAPQVDADAVGDILFRGWGVRATDTRRLGSERDVNVLIPGAGVLKVSNPAEDPAVVDMEIRAMDHLGAVDPGLPVPRVLRTGDGRASLTLIDDLGRHCAVRFLGLVPGAHLEGSPITVGVAEQVGAIGARTSVALQGFFHPAGGRRIGWDMRALPDLPLPQGSSARLRPLVDRVLPALAATAALPSGLQHADVTLTNVLADGGTVCGLVDLGDMHHTATVCDLAVTVASVLRNTADEQPVDSWGLLAAVLRGYQRVRPLQPAEAELLGELVLARLVLSEVISDTRAALHPDNTAYIGQYDDANRRVLGLLAGIAPDDLRRRVGRAAGTSRSHPPVTGDGLRERRAAVMGGPLSPLFYRAPLDIVGGQDVWVHDRDGRTYLDAYNNVAVIGHAHPAVAQAVSLQLRQLDTHSRYLHDGVVELAERLLATMPAELDTCLFTTSGTEANELAWRLATEWTGGTAAVIAEHAYHGSTKWTADLSSNEWPPDHRPEHVGTFAAPRGLAPEVAVGAARDRVAAATELLRSAGDRPALVLADTLFTSEGILPDDGFLQGLSIGARKAGALFLADEVQAGYGRSGQLWRFAQAGVLPDIVTLGKPMGAGHPIGAVITRREIADRLAARYEYFSTFAATPVAAAAALTVLDVLEAERIPERAAVVGEHLRSGLRALAGSDARLGEVRGVGLIAGVDLRGPVVPRNLLEALVGEGVLAGLTGPTGATLKIRPPLTWRVEHADLFLAALGRVLATG, encoded by the coding sequence ATGTCGGAGCCGGATGTACTGACCTCCGCGGCGCCACAGGTCGACGCCGACGCGGTCGGCGACATCCTGTTCCGGGGCTGGGGTGTCCGGGCCACCGACACCCGGCGGCTCGGGTCCGAGCGGGACGTCAACGTGCTGATCCCCGGGGCCGGGGTGCTCAAGGTGTCGAACCCGGCCGAGGACCCGGCGGTGGTCGACATGGAGATCCGGGCGATGGACCACCTCGGCGCCGTCGACCCGGGGCTGCCGGTACCCCGGGTGCTGCGGACCGGCGACGGCCGGGCCTCGCTCACCCTCATCGACGATCTCGGCCGGCACTGCGCCGTCCGCTTCCTGGGCCTGGTGCCGGGCGCGCACCTGGAGGGCTCGCCGATCACCGTCGGCGTGGCCGAACAGGTCGGGGCGATCGGTGCGCGCACATCGGTGGCGCTGCAAGGCTTCTTCCACCCGGCCGGTGGCCGGCGGATCGGCTGGGACATGCGGGCACTCCCGGACCTGCCGTTGCCGCAGGGTTCGTCGGCCCGCCTGCGACCGCTGGTGGACCGGGTGCTGCCGGCGCTGGCGGCGACGGCGGCGTTGCCCTCGGGCCTGCAGCACGCCGACGTGACACTGACCAATGTCCTGGCCGACGGCGGGACCGTCTGCGGGCTGGTCGATCTCGGCGACATGCACCACACCGCGACGGTCTGCGACCTGGCGGTGACCGTGGCCTCCGTACTGCGCAACACCGCCGACGAGCAGCCCGTCGACAGCTGGGGCCTGCTGGCGGCGGTGCTGCGGGGATACCAGCGAGTCCGGCCGCTGCAGCCGGCCGAGGCAGAGCTGCTGGGGGAGTTGGTGCTGGCGAGACTGGTGCTGAGTGAGGTCATCTCGGACACCCGCGCCGCGCTGCACCCGGACAACACCGCGTACATCGGGCAGTACGACGATGCCAACCGCCGGGTGCTCGGGCTGCTGGCCGGCATCGCGCCGGACGACCTCCGCCGGCGGGTCGGCCGGGCCGCCGGCACCTCCCGGTCGCACCCGCCGGTGACCGGCGACGGCCTGCGCGAACGCCGGGCGGCCGTGATGGGCGGGCCGCTGTCGCCGCTGTTCTACCGCGCCCCGCTGGACATCGTCGGCGGGCAGGACGTCTGGGTGCACGACCGGGACGGGCGCACCTACCTCGACGCCTACAACAACGTCGCCGTGATCGGACACGCGCATCCCGCAGTGGCGCAGGCGGTCTCGCTGCAGCTGCGACAACTGGACACGCACTCGAGATACCTGCACGACGGGGTGGTGGAGCTCGCCGAGCGCCTGCTCGCCACCATGCCGGCGGAGTTGGACACCTGCCTGTTCACCACCTCCGGCACCGAGGCCAACGAGCTGGCGTGGCGGCTGGCCACCGAGTGGACCGGCGGCACCGCCGCGGTGATCGCCGAGCACGCCTACCACGGGTCGACGAAGTGGACGGCGGACCTCAGCTCCAACGAGTGGCCGCCGGACCACCGGCCGGAGCATGTCGGGACCTTCGCCGCTCCCAGGGGTCTCGCTCCCGAGGTGGCTGTCGGCGCCGCCCGGGACCGGGTGGCCGCGGCCACCGAGCTGCTCCGGTCGGCCGGGGACCGGCCGGCCCTGGTGCTCGCCGACACGCTGTTCACCAGCGAGGGCATCCTGCCGGACGACGGCTTCCTGCAGGGGTTGTCGATCGGCGCGCGGAAGGCCGGCGCACTGTTCCTGGCCGACGAGGTGCAGGCCGGCTACGGCCGCAGCGGGCAACTCTGGCGCTTCGCGCAGGCCGGGGTGCTGCCGGACATCGTGACCCTCGGCAAGCCGATGGGCGCCGGCCACCCGATCGGCGCGGTCATCACCCGGCGGGAGATCGCCGACCGCCTGGCCGCCCGCTACGAGTACTTCTCCACCTTCGCCGCCACCCCCGTCGCTGCGGCGGCCGCGCTGACCGTGCTCGACGTGCTGGAGGCGGAGCGGATCCCGGAGCGGGCGGCGGTGGTCGGCGAGCACCTGCGATCCGGGCTGCGGGCGCTGGCGGGATCCGACGCCCGGCTCGGTGAGGTGCGGGGTGTCGGACTGATCGCCGGCGTCGACCTGCGCGGGCCGGTCGTACCACGCAACCTGCTGGAGGCGCTGGTCGGCGAAGGGGTGCTGGCCGGCCTCACCGGGCCGACCGGCGCGACGCTCAAGATCCGGCCGCCGCTGACCTGGCGGGTGGAGCACGCCGACCTGTTCCTGGCCGCGCTGGGCCGGGTGCTGGCTACCGGCTGA
- a CDS encoding mechanosensitive ion channel family protein produces the protein MIPTPGTQLAAEPDGLVADAESLFRATGLPILITLAAATAGFLLAGVLARTALRLTRRWSTVAASAGAARRPLRWTLSLVGAQIGAHATTAPARWREITDRVFTLALIAGITWLLAVAVIVATELLLTRFDMSREGNRQIRRIRTQITLVRRIVVAALVVLGLGAALLTFPGARIAGAGVLTSAGLISIVAGLAAQSALANVFAGIQLAFTDAIRVDDVVVVEGRFGNIDEITLTYVVVRVWDERSLILPSTYFTTTPFENLTRQQAGMLGTVELDLDWTVPVDDVRARLREHLAGNSRWDERVGIVQVTDAVSSYVRVRILVSAADSPNLFDLRCDIREDLVLFLQQHHPAALPRLRVVPGVPPLPGTVPAQQASPVTVG, from the coding sequence ATGATCCCCACCCCCGGCACCCAGCTGGCCGCCGAGCCCGACGGCCTGGTCGCGGACGCCGAGAGCCTGTTCCGCGCAACGGGTCTGCCCATCCTGATCACGCTGGCCGCGGCGACCGCAGGCTTCCTGCTGGCCGGCGTCCTCGCCCGTACGGCCCTCCGGCTCACCCGTCGCTGGTCGACCGTGGCCGCCTCCGCCGGCGCCGCCCGACGACCGCTGCGCTGGACCCTGTCGCTGGTCGGCGCGCAGATCGGCGCGCACGCGACGACGGCACCGGCCCGGTGGCGGGAGATCACCGACCGGGTGTTCACCCTGGCGTTGATCGCCGGGATCACCTGGCTGCTCGCGGTCGCCGTCATCGTCGCCACCGAGCTGCTGCTCACCCGGTTCGACATGTCCCGCGAGGGCAACCGGCAGATCCGGCGCATCCGCACCCAGATCACCCTGGTGCGGCGGATCGTGGTGGCGGCACTGGTGGTGCTCGGGCTCGGCGCCGCCCTGCTCACCTTCCCCGGCGCCCGCATCGCCGGGGCCGGCGTGCTGACCTCGGCCGGCCTGATCTCCATCGTCGCCGGCCTGGCCGCGCAGAGCGCCCTGGCCAACGTCTTCGCCGGGATCCAACTGGCCTTCACCGACGCGATCCGGGTGGACGACGTGGTCGTGGTGGAGGGGCGTTTCGGCAACATCGACGAGATCACGCTGACCTACGTGGTGGTCCGGGTGTGGGACGAACGCAGCCTGATCCTGCCGTCCACCTACTTCACCACCACCCCGTTCGAGAACCTGACCCGGCAGCAGGCGGGCATGCTCGGCACCGTCGAGCTCGACCTCGACTGGACGGTGCCGGTCGACGACGTCCGCGCGCGGCTGCGTGAGCACCTGGCCGGCAACAGCCGGTGGGACGAGCGGGTCGGGATCGTCCAGGTCACCGACGCGGTGTCCTCCTACGTCCGGGTGCGGATCCTGGTGTCGGCCGCGGACAGCCCGAACCTGTTCGACCTGCGCTGCGACATCCGGGAGGACCTGGTGCTGTTCCTGCAGCAGCACCACCCGGCCGCGCTGCCGCGGCTGCGTGTCGTCCCCGGTGTGCCGCCGCTGCCCGGCACGGTCCCGGCGCAGCAGGCCTCACCCGTCACGGTGGGCTGA
- a CDS encoding DinB family protein, translating into MDEGREFTGVDLTGARFRMVDLSGAMLRSVALAGAEIDGEADDLAGLTINGVDVMPLVLAELERRQPARVLLRSDDPADLRAAWDEVERGWAGLVAMLADLPAGSDTVSVEGEWSFRQTTRHLVFVTDAWLGQVLGQRPRFHPWGLAFTDMGEFVPEGTDLGLDDDADPPLAELLEVRAGRMQLVRDLLADADAAVLATEIPPPPWAGDPVSTLRCLRVVLREECEHQRFAGRDLARVVLR; encoded by the coding sequence ATGGATGAGGGACGTGAGTTCACCGGGGTCGACCTGACCGGCGCCCGGTTCCGGATGGTCGACCTGTCCGGCGCGATGCTCCGGTCGGTCGCCCTGGCCGGTGCCGAGATCGACGGCGAGGCCGATGATCTGGCAGGTCTGACGATCAACGGCGTGGACGTGATGCCGCTGGTGCTGGCCGAGCTGGAGCGCCGGCAACCGGCCCGGGTGTTGCTGCGCTCGGACGACCCGGCCGACCTGAGGGCGGCGTGGGACGAGGTGGAGCGCGGCTGGGCCGGGCTGGTGGCGATGCTCGCCGACCTCCCGGCGGGCTCCGACACCGTGTCGGTCGAGGGTGAGTGGTCGTTCCGGCAGACGACCCGGCACCTGGTCTTCGTCACCGACGCCTGGCTCGGCCAGGTGCTCGGGCAACGACCGAGGTTCCACCCGTGGGGTCTGGCGTTCACCGACATGGGCGAGTTCGTGCCGGAGGGCACCGATCTCGGACTCGACGACGATGCCGACCCGCCGCTCGCGGAGCTGCTGGAGGTGCGCGCCGGCCGCATGCAGCTGGTCCGGGACCTGCTGGCCGACGCCGATGCCGCGGTGCTCGCCACGGAGATCCCGCCCCCGCCCTGGGCAGGCGACCCGGTCAGCACGCTGCGCTGCCTGCGGGTGGTGCTGCGCGAGGAGTGCGAGCACCAGCGTTTCGCCGGGCGGGATCTGGCCCGGGTGGTCCTACGGTAG
- a CDS encoding fatty acyl-CoA synthetase has protein sequence MTTAAADPRSSTVDDVVRRSAGRHPDRAALVFADRSWTYAELDAGVSRAAAHLLSLGLVKGDRVATVGANSDAYLLAFLGCARAGLVHVPVNYALTGGELSYLLRQSGSRVALVDPALRETVESVRADTAVEQVLVLHGAPGAVLEGWAEGPVPELETAVVDTDLVQLLYTSGTTALPKGAMMTHRALVHEYLSCVVGLDFTAVGSQLVCMPLYHSAGMHVFLLPGLMVGMTNHLLPRPDVPAVLGMVAEHRIEALFLAPTVWVPLANHPDLATADLSSLRQAYYGASIMPVPVLQRLQQQLPGLGFYNCFGQSEIGPLACVLRPEEHAERPESCGRPVVFVETRVVDEEGADVPAGESGELLYRSPQLCTGYWDNPEASEQAFAGGWFHSGDMVRADEAGYLTVVDRIKDVINTGGVLVASREVEDALYTHEAVAEVAVIAQPDERWIEAVTAVVVLREGRVGDDDLAAELIAHARSTLAPFKIPKRVHFVADLPRNQSGKLLKRVLRDDISSGT, from the coding sequence ATGACCACAGCGGCAGCAGATCCCCGGTCCAGCACGGTGGACGATGTGGTGCGGCGCAGTGCGGGCCGGCACCCGGACCGGGCGGCGCTGGTGTTCGCCGATCGCAGCTGGACCTACGCGGAGCTGGACGCCGGGGTGAGCCGGGCTGCGGCGCATCTGTTGTCGTTGGGACTGGTCAAGGGGGACCGGGTGGCGACGGTCGGCGCGAACTCGGACGCCTACCTGTTGGCGTTCCTGGGGTGCGCGCGGGCCGGGTTGGTGCATGTGCCGGTGAACTACGCGCTGACCGGTGGTGAGCTGTCGTACCTGTTGCGGCAGTCCGGGAGCCGGGTCGCGCTGGTGGACCCGGCGTTGCGGGAGACGGTGGAATCGGTACGGGCGGACACCGCGGTGGAGCAGGTGCTGGTGCTGCACGGTGCGCCGGGTGCGGTGCTGGAGGGCTGGGCGGAAGGTCCCGTCCCGGAGCTCGAGACCGCTGTGGTCGACACCGATCTGGTGCAGCTGCTGTACACGTCGGGGACCACGGCGCTGCCCAAGGGCGCGATGATGACGCATCGCGCGCTGGTGCACGAGTACCTCTCGTGTGTGGTCGGTCTGGACTTCACTGCGGTGGGCAGCCAGTTGGTGTGCATGCCGCTGTACCACTCGGCGGGGATGCACGTGTTCCTGCTGCCGGGGTTGATGGTGGGGATGACGAACCATCTGCTGCCACGGCCGGACGTCCCGGCGGTGCTGGGAATGGTGGCCGAGCACCGGATCGAGGCGCTGTTCCTGGCGCCGACGGTGTGGGTGCCGTTGGCCAACCACCCGGACCTGGCGACCGCCGATCTGTCGTCGCTGCGTCAGGCCTACTACGGGGCGTCGATCATGCCGGTACCGGTGCTGCAGCGGTTGCAGCAGCAGCTGCCGGGGCTGGGCTTCTACAACTGCTTCGGACAGTCGGAGATCGGCCCGCTGGCGTGTGTGCTGCGCCCGGAGGAGCACGCGGAGCGGCCGGAATCGTGCGGCCGGCCGGTGGTGTTCGTCGAGACCCGGGTGGTGGACGAGGAGGGCGCGGATGTGCCGGCCGGGGAGTCGGGGGAGTTGCTGTACCGGTCGCCGCAGCTGTGTACCGGGTACTGGGACAACCCGGAGGCCTCGGAGCAGGCCTTCGCCGGCGGCTGGTTCCATTCCGGGGACATGGTGCGGGCGGACGAGGCGGGCTACCTGACCGTGGTGGACCGGATCAAGGACGTGATCAACACCGGTGGGGTGCTGGTGGCCTCGCGGGAGGTGGAGGACGCGCTGTACACGCACGAGGCGGTGGCCGAGGTGGCGGTGATCGCACAGCCGGACGAGCGGTGGATCGAGGCGGTGACGGCGGTGGTGGTGCTGCGCGAGGGGCGTGTTGGTGACGACGATCTCGCCGCGGAACTGATCGCGCACGCGCGCTCCACGCTGGCGCCGTTCAAGATCCCGAAGCGGGTGCACTTCGTCGCCGACCTGCCGCGGAACCAGAGCGGCAAGTTGCTCAAGCGAGTGCTGCGCGACGACATCTCCTCCGGGACCTGA
- a CDS encoding glycerate kinase, which produces MDTARPRILVCPDKFKGTMTAPQAAAAIEAGIRRVLPEAEVHRLPVGDGGEGTVDALLAAGALPRTTTAADPLGRPVPAVWAVRDGTAIIELAAASGLARIVPTDETARTADTFGTGELVRAALDAGATGIVLGLGGSAGTDGGTGILRALGARFSDAAGDPLPPGGAALVDLAEVDLSGLDPRLAGVPVVLCSDVQSPLLGTSGAARVFGPQKGALPGTVEVLEAGLARLAAVLHRVTGRDAAALGTGGAAGGAAAGLQVVLGATLRRGIDLVAELIGLDDRLAGADLLVVGEGSLDEQSLAGKAPVGLAARAARQGVPTVAVAGRLDVPPELLRANGIAAAAAAVELAGSPADAMAAPEQWTTAAAASLLRQVLDDPGLLSFPY; this is translated from the coding sequence ATGGACACCGCGCGCCCCCGCATCCTGGTGTGCCCGGACAAATTCAAGGGCACGATGACCGCCCCGCAGGCCGCAGCCGCGATCGAGGCCGGGATCAGGCGGGTGCTCCCGGAGGCCGAGGTGCACCGACTGCCGGTCGGCGACGGCGGCGAGGGCACGGTGGACGCGCTGCTGGCGGCCGGCGCACTCCCCCGCACCACCACCGCCGCCGACCCGCTGGGCCGGCCGGTGCCGGCGGTCTGGGCGGTCCGAGACGGCACCGCGATCATCGAGCTGGCCGCGGCTTCCGGACTGGCCCGGATCGTGCCCACGGACGAGACCGCCCGCACCGCCGACACCTTCGGCACCGGCGAGCTGGTCCGCGCCGCCCTCGACGCCGGGGCCACCGGCATCGTGCTGGGTCTGGGCGGTTCGGCGGGGACCGACGGCGGGACCGGGATCCTGCGCGCGCTGGGCGCCCGGTTCTCCGACGCGGCCGGAGATCCGCTGCCGCCGGGCGGGGCCGCACTCGTCGACCTGGCGGAGGTCGACCTGTCCGGCCTTGACCCGCGGCTCGCCGGGGTGCCCGTGGTGCTGTGCAGCGACGTGCAGAGCCCGCTGCTGGGCACGTCCGGCGCCGCCCGGGTGTTCGGGCCGCAGAAGGGTGCGCTGCCGGGGACGGTCGAGGTGCTGGAGGCCGGGCTGGCCCGGCTGGCCGCGGTGCTGCACCGGGTGACCGGCCGGGACGCGGCCGCGCTCGGTACCGGCGGCGCCGCGGGTGGTGCCGCGGCCGGGTTGCAGGTGGTGCTGGGTGCGACGCTGCGTCGCGGCATCGACCTGGTCGCCGAGCTGATCGGGCTGGACGACCGGCTCGCCGGCGCCGACCTGCTGGTCGTGGGCGAGGGATCGCTGGACGAACAGTCGCTGGCCGGCAAGGCACCGGTCGGACTGGCCGCCCGGGCCGCCCGGCAGGGGGTACCGACGGTGGCGGTCGCGGGGCGGCTGGACGTTCCGCCGGAGCTGCTGCGGGCGAACGGGATCGCCGCTGCGGCGGCTGCCGTGGAACTCGCCGGGTCGCCGGCGGATGCGATGGCCGCGCCGGAGCAATGGACGACCGCCGCTGCCGCGTCCCTGCTGCGGCAGGTGCTGGACGACCCCGGGCTGCTGTCATTCCCATATTGA
- a CDS encoding DeoR/GlpR family DNA-binding transcription regulator — protein sequence MLAAERRDLLLERLRTDGKIVAKDLAAELGLSEDSLRRDLREMAAAGLCQRVYGGALPASPAAADYDTRRSVEPDSKRRVAARAVELIRPGGTVILDGGTTTLAVVDALPDDLSFTVVTHSPTIAVALLGKPEVEVLILGGRLFRHSAVACGAATVEAAAAVSADLFLLGVTGIHPGQGLTTGDADEAAMKRALAARAAETYVLGSTEKIGAASPHRVLPLEAVSGVITDAPAADPTVVELVAAGMKVLRA from the coding sequence ATGTTGGCAGCCGAGCGTCGGGACCTGCTGCTCGAGCGCCTGCGGACCGACGGCAAGATCGTGGCCAAGGACCTCGCGGCCGAGCTCGGTCTGTCCGAGGACAGCCTGCGCCGGGACCTGCGCGAGATGGCGGCGGCCGGACTGTGTCAGCGGGTGTACGGCGGCGCGCTGCCGGCCTCGCCGGCCGCCGCGGACTACGACACCCGGCGGTCGGTGGAACCGGACAGCAAGCGGCGGGTCGCCGCGCGGGCCGTGGAGCTGATCCGGCCCGGCGGCACGGTGATCCTGGACGGCGGCACGACCACCCTTGCCGTCGTCGACGCGCTCCCGGACGACCTGTCGTTCACCGTCGTCACCCACAGCCCGACGATCGCCGTTGCGCTGCTGGGGAAACCGGAGGTGGAGGTGCTGATCCTGGGCGGTCGGCTGTTCCGCCACTCGGCGGTCGCCTGCGGGGCCGCGACGGTCGAGGCGGCGGCCGCGGTGTCCGCCGATCTCTTCCTGCTCGGGGTCACCGGGATCCACCCGGGACAGGGGCTGACCACCGGGGACGCCGACGAGGCCGCGATGAAACGGGCGCTGGCGGCCCGGGCGGCCGAGACCTACGTGCTCGGCAGCACCGAGAAGATCGGTGCCGCCTCACCGCACCGGGTGCTGCCGCTGGAAGCGGTCAGCGGGGTGATCACCGACGCGCCCGCCGCGGATCCGACGGTGGTCGAGCTGGTGGCGGCCGGCATGAAGGTGCTCCGCGCCTGA